The Perognathus longimembris pacificus isolate PPM17 chromosome 3, ASM2315922v1, whole genome shotgun sequence nucleotide sequence AGGATTCCTGAGAGATGTTGCAAAAGTGAGTGGCCCTTAGTCACACTTGGGGACCTTTAGACCCTCTGATGGGCACATCTGTGCATGTGCTGGGGCCGGGACCTGAAatctggccctgggcactgacttgagctttgtttgctcaaggctagattagatgagtttcatggactttcctgcttggcctggctttgaaccataaccctgaTATCAGTCCTCTaaacagctgagattacaggcataagccatgggaTCCAGGCCGGCTGGCAGTCAGCGGGTGtcctaggatcataggcatgtctGGCATGCTaggctgtggggtgtgtgtgtgtgtgcatgtgtgtgcgcacacgcgcacacccagtcctggggcttggactcagggcctgggcactgcccccaccctgagtttcttttgctcaaggctagtgtcctatcacttgagccacagtaccacttacagctttttctgtgtatgtggtactgaggaaatgaacccagggcttcatgcatgctaggcaagcactctaccgcgaagccacattcccagccccaggctttggGTTTTAATTGAAGAGTCAAGGTGTCTCTGGACTTGGTCAGAAAGctcagggtctttttttttttttttttttggtgccagtcctggggcttgaactcagggcctgagcactgtccctggcttccttttgctcaagtccagcactctaccacttgagccacagaaccacttctggctttttctgtttacgtggtactgaggaatcaaacccaaggtttcatgcatgccaggcaaccactctacccctaagccacatcctcagccctcaggATGCCTCCTCTCAAAGTCAGACTTGTTGGGTGTGGGGGGGTCATAGAAAAGCACCCCCCTCGTGCCCAAGGACCTGGGAAAATAAGTGATAGGCAGGACCCAGCTCTGTGGGCTCTGGTGCTCACAATGAAGGAGGCAAGGGTCCAGCCCAggagctgggcagggatgtggggagGGGACAAGGTGATGGAGGGGGCAAGGGTGTGGGGATAGGGTAGGGTGAGGGGATAGGGTAGggtgaggaaaagggaggggcggggcaaggGAATAGGTTTGGGGGCGGGGTAAAGGTGGGGGATGGGGTGTGGGAGGAATGTGGGGACAGAGCAGgatgaggaaaggggaggggaagggcaggtgggggagggggtacagAAGGGACTTGGGGAAAGGGACAAGGGTGTAGGGAGGGGATGAATGGCAGAGGTGAGTAGGCTTGTGGGGAGgcagcaggggaggagggagggactggtgGGGTGGATCTGGAGGGGGGCAGCGGGTATTTTTAGTTTTGAGTGTGGCCCTGAACTATttcccggcccctcccctcccctcccctcctctggtaCGGCAGCCAGCTGGGTGACTTGGGCAGCACACAGGGTGAGTCACTGCCGGCCTAGGGCTCAGGTGCACTGCGTGCTCatggcccagggcccagggccggTGAGGCTCTGAGGACAAGGTGGGTGGGCTCTGGGCCTCCGAGAAAGTGATTTGTGGGGCCCATGTGGaggagcacttcctgtgtgcgGCTCATGCGGTTGGCACAGGGGATAGACAGCCTTGAAAGGGTCAACAGCTTCTCTGGAGGTAGGGTGCTTCCATCCCCATGGAGTGGCAGGAAACTGAGGTACACTGGGGTGACTTGCAGGGTACTCTTGCTTTGTGTGGACTGGAACCCAGGTCCTCAACTGGGACTGGGCAAGGAAGGTCTGGAGaggaggccagggcagggcagggcagggctgagccccagccctggaatcagGCTCCAGTCCCAGCTCCACCCATGTCTAGCCCGGGGCCCTGGGGCTAGAGCTGGCTCTGGGCACCAATGGGTGAGCAGACCTGGGCAGCAGAAACCAGGATGGCTGCTGGAACTGACTTGATCCCCAACCCCTTGCCCCCTGCCACAAGACTCGCTACCCCCACATCCTGCCTGGCACTGCTAGGGGCTCCACACTCTGGCTACTCCCTTCCCATTTCCCGttcattttactcatccatcgtGGGACACAGGGCCTTTGCCTGGCTGCTCCCTGCCTGATCAACTGTGGGCTGAGCAAGGCCCTCTGAGGGCAGGGAAGGTGATGGGCTACGTGCTCCAGAGGAAGGGGCTCTGCAGAGCCAGGGTAGGCAGCCagacccccctcctgcccccatgGACCCAGATGGCAGGAAGTGAGCCTCCTCAGGTGACAGGCAGATAGGCAGTAGGATCTAGAAGCCCAGGCTGGGAAATTGGCTGCACTTTCAGTTTCCCCAGAGGCGGAGGCCTCCTACAGCCagcgggggaggagaggggacctATGCTCTTCACAGAAGCTTCTAGAAACCACTGCTGCAGTGCAGGGCAGTCCTATCACAGGGCAGAGACAGGAAGGGCTGAGCTCAGGCTTGGGGCTGCCTGGGGACAGTGGTGACAGCTGTGGCGATGACGCAGGCCAGGCCTCAGGTCACCCAGTGCTGGAGGCCTGGGCTTCCCACTCATCCTGCCCAGGTCACCCACCTCTCTGCCCCAGGGCCCAggagttgggggggtggggcgcgGAGAGGAACAGTATCCAGTGTTTGGGACAGAGCCAGGTAGTGGACAGATGGAGGTGAGGTCAGCAGTGGGGCAGGGCTGACCTTTGAACCCAGCCTGTCTGGCAGTGCACCAGCCCAGAgccctgaggtggggggggggggaacttccTCCTCCCTGAATATACGCCTGTGCTACCACCGCCCTACCCCCTCTCCTATTCCCCCCAAGGCAGGGCACAGGCGTGGGGTGTGTCTCCCTGGTGAACAGGTGGCGCAGGCTGTGAAACCTGCACAGGGCAGTGTGAGGATAAGACCCTAGGGCGCAGGCGCTGCTGGGCCAGGAGCACACCTAAGAGCCAGCACAGAGGCCAGCCCGGGCCAAGACCAGGCCCCACATAGCAAACGCTCCAGCAGACCCTGTGCATGCCGCATGCCTTAAGGAACACTGGGACAGCTCTCCCAGGCTGGTACATTGACCTGTCCCGTGGCCCTGGAGCAGGTTTCTGCCCACCCCAATATGTCCCACGAGCCCAGGGCAGCCCCTGCAGGGTCCCGAGGCTGTGTCAGCGTCTGTGCAGCCCTCGGTGGCCCAGGGTGACGGGAGGAAGTAAGAGGGGGAAGCTTCCACAGTCCTGCCTGGGTCAGCTCCAGGCCTTGTCTCAAGAGGAGCATGCTGGGACCCTGGAGGCTATGGCTCCTTTTatggcccaggctgacctggaacctgCAACCCAGATGCCTCCACGAGGGGCCCTGGGGAAGCAGGGCTGCCTCTCCCATGAGGACAGCACCCGGCCAGCACACATGGCGGTTAGGCACTAGGGTCTGGTTGGCACCcacactgggggagggggcagccacAAGCTCCCTTCCCTGTCTATTCCTGGCTCAGGGTACCCTACACTCTGGAAGGGAGGCAGACCCCATTCCAGTGAACAGAGCTGCACAGGGAGCAAATTTAATGTGTGTGGGAGGCACTGCTTTTGATTTTAGAAAACTTTCATTTTTAGCCATGTCTGATTAAAACTAtgcagtggtggctcacgcctgtcaccatcccagctcctcaggaggctgagatctgaggatcaccactcaaagccagcccaggcaggaaaggctgaaggctgtgagactcttattaaaccaccaagaaggcagaagtggagctgtagctgaagtgagagagcaccagccttcagtgaaaagaggacagcacacaggtcctcagttcaaggcaCTAATAATATGTactaaataaatacagaaagcaaGCCCCATTTAGTCAACCCCAGATGCTTTACTTTGTCACTGAGAAGGTGGGAAGGGGCAGGCTGGACCAGTGTTTGCAGAAGGCCACTTGGGGTGACCAGGATCCTTCTTGCTCGGTCTTGGGGTACCGGCTGTAAATAAAGATCCACCCCTGCTGGCCACAGGATGCAGCGATTCCCATATGAAACACAGAATAAGGACCATAACCACGGTGGAGTTCTCAGACATACCGAAGACACCCCGCATGGAGTGTTCCGGAAATTCCACTGCAGGTCCGGCAAATTCACCACAAGTCCTGTGGGTGAAGATTTGCTTGAACATAAAAGCGAGGCTCCACCTGAGGCTCCTGAGGAGGCTCCAGCCtcactgcttgcctgcctgcctgcctggcttcttCTCCGGCTGCCCGCGGCCCGTGCCTGGGATCCCGCCACGGCCCCGGCCCCCAAACACACCTGAGGACAGAACAGCCATGACTGGGGGGGCTCCCTGGGGCAGGGGTGCCCCCAGAGCCAGGTGGGTGCAGGGCCTTCCCTACACTGGGCCACAGCCCGCCAGCCTCGCACACCCTACTAGGGCAGGTTCCTAACAGAACCTTCTAGCCACGTTACATGACGACCTTCAAGCCAAAGCAAGAAACAGGCAGTGTTGGCCCCATGGGTGGGCAGCCTTCCCTGGAACACTGGGGACAGGAGTGCCCACCACGCAGGTTGCGGTGTTCCCATCCCAGGGTGGCTGTGAGGGGCTCCCTACCATGGCTCTCCACAGCACAGGATGCTGTGTCCACTGCTGGGGTGCAGCCGACACCTGGGCTTGAGGCTCACGCCAGGCCAGAGCAAGGTCCCTGCCCGTAGCCCAGCAGCTGTGTCTCACCTGACCCCTCCCCACATGAGGGAGGCTTGGGAGGTGACATGTGCGCAGTGCGTGGGGCAGGGGAGACACAGCCAGATCCTGGAGTGTGTGTTGTCAATGTCGCCCTCCTCCCACACCAAGGACGAGGGGGACACTGCTCTCCCctacctccacccacccacctaccccagCCCACCTACCTCGGCCCGCACTGCCCAGGCCACGAcccttctgctgcttctgctgctgtaGGCCACCACGCCCGCGGCCCTTGGCCACCACCTCCTCCTTCACCATGTCGATGATCTCATCCGGGATGCGCAGATACTTGATGGTGCTGCCCCGGATGTAGCACTCGGGCATGCGCCAGAACTTGTCCCCATCCTGCCACATGCCCCAGGCCCATAGTCAGCATGCGCCCTCCCCGGCCTCTGCCCAGCTCAGGGCCTATGCAGGGGGCAGCACTGACCGCCACAGACCCTGTGTTCCCAGAGGTGGACACGCGCCCACAACTTGTCACCCCAGAAcacagggggagggaggacagtgCCAGGAGGCCTGCTGTTCCAGACACCCAGACGCTGCCTCAACACACCAACACAGATACCCCCTGGGCCATCTGAATCAAGTCTTCTGTGTGGCTGCCAGCACCTGCCTGGCACAAGAGAGCAGAGCCCTAGGCAAGTGGGAGCGGAGAGACCCCATAAtcacggggaggaggggggaggagcggCTCCTTCCAGGCCATGGGCCCTAAGCAGCATCCTTGCTGCTTGCTGGCCACAGCAGCCACTGTACCCTGATGCTcaccaggccctgggcactgtcccagctgAATGAGCAGCCCTTTCCTCCCGTCCACGCTCACCCGTGACGTGCAGATCACCTCCCGCAGGTTGATGTTCATCCAGTTGTCGCAGCTCACCAGGTGCCCATTATATGTCTCCCCATTCTTCAGCTCCACCAGCtgcaggggagagaaagagggtggGCAGTGCCTGGGGTCCCAGGGTGGCCCTGGGACATATGTGGAGGGGCACCTACTCACCATGGGGTGGTTCTGAGCTGTCTTCAGCAATGACAGGGGAagctgcaaagagagagagtcagGTCCAGACACTGCCTCCAGATGTACCCATCCAAGGGCAGCTCAGCAGTCACTGTCCCTTCTGCCCCATTCTCCAGGTTGTGCCCACCTCCCCACTCTCAGGGCCACAGGAAACCATCAGACAATAAAGTATGCGTGACTAGATGTGGGGGCTCCATCCCCCCCCACATCCCCAATGTAACGCAGCATGTGCAGAAGCCCCACAGCCTGAGGCTTACGGACACCTACCCAGACTCAAGGCCTGTTTGCTCCTCGTAACCAATCCCTAGACCATATCCCAGAAGGGCCCAGGGCACCTCAGAGTCTCCATCTCCATCTACACCATGGAAACGAGGAGGCAGCTGCCGCCACACCCTACACGGGGacccttccctgcccaggttggaCTCTGAAAGGTATAGGTGAGGACACAGGACAGAGGCCCAGggagccccagcccagcctgtggGGGGCCATGTGTGAGCTGGGCCACAAAGATCCCCAGGCCAGACACAAGAAGGTTCCAGAAAGTCTAGCTGTTACACAAGCTGGGTAGAGAACAAAACCTTCATAGAGGGCCAATGAtcctcctgcctgggcctccaGGTGCTGAGTGGAGGATGAGACCTTGCCTGGATGGcccagctggaagtggccctTCCATATTGCCAACAGCACCCAGATGCTTCCACCCACCTGGCTCTGAGCTGACCAGGACAACCTGTGAGGGGACTGTCCACCCCCAAGTCATCTGAGAGGCTCAGCTACAGGCCTGGGTCAGCAGGAAGCCAGCACTGAACCTCTTCCTGCACAGCTTCCTAAGAGGTAGGTATGACAAGGTGGTGGTGGCCACAAGTTTGTCTTGAATGAGACACCAACCAGGACACCAAGCCCACAGTGGGGTCCTGCAGGGCTTACTGACCCCAGCTTGGCCTATTTCCTCCCACGGAGCCTAGCAGGGGTGAGacacctgcccccccacccccaagcaggGGCTATGTAGGAGGGACCTGCCCTGCCCAGGGGCACACCAGGGCTGCTGCCATCAGGTGACCCTAGGTCACCACAGGGGATGGCCCCTCCCCCTATGCTCATATACAGGCACTGCAGGTGGAAGGACCCAGAGCCCAGAGCTCTGTCCCCCCAGGAAAACACTGAGGGCAGTGGGAAGGACCTGTGTCACTCCAAGGGACAGTACTGCCTCCTCCATATACACAGCTGACTTTGACTGCTGTGCTGCCTCCACCCTGGTGCCTTTCCCAGACCTTGTGGAGGCCAGAGAGTAGCCTCTATCCTGCAGCTTCCCCCAGACCTTCCCAAGGCCCAGAACATCACCTCCACCCGCCAGGCCTGCTAATGGCCACCTTGCATTGGACACCTGCGTTTCCAAGGCCCGGCCAACCTCTAATTACCCTGTTTATTTACTACCAGTCTGCTCAGCCAGACAGGAAGAATTTTCTTGGTGGGTGTGGCCTTTGAGGACCAGGATAAATTACTAACTGCACTTAGGAGGGAAACACTCTCAACAGGCAGAGAGGCTGGGGCTGAGAACGGAGGCTCAAGTGGGGACAGGTAGTACACACAGAGCCACCAGACAACAGGTGGGGCCCTCAAAGGCAGCCGTGGACTGtgccccggtggctcacacctgtcatcccagcgactcaggaaaCTGAGTGAAGATCTGGGTTCGAAGCTAgcacgggcagaaaagtctccgtgagattttttatttttattttttgccagtcctggagcttgaactcagggcctgagcactgtccctggcttctttttgctcaaggctagcactctaccacttgagccacagcaccagctagcactctaccacttgagccacagcgccagttctggctttttctatatatgttgtgctgaggattcgaacccagggcttcatgtatacgaggcacgcatTACCACTATGCCAGCCcctccgtgagattcttatctctagtaaaccaccaaaaagccacaagtggagctgtggtggctCCAGCGCTGGAGCGCTAAACTTGGgtgcaaaaggctcagggacggcgcccgcagccaaaaaaaaaaacaaccccaaacccaAAACCCTACAGAAGCTGGGTGCCGACGGCCAAGAATTTCCCAGCTCTGACGCCGCTAGAAAAACCCGCAAATCGGAGACTCCTCGCCTTTCCTCTCCAAGCCTGGGAGCAGAGTGCTCCCCCGCGCCCTAACCCGGGAGGAAGCATGGGTGGCCCGGGAGGCGAGGGGACCGCGCCCCCAGCTAACGAGAGGCGGAGCCCACGCCCGTGCGCGGCCTTCACCGCGCCACTCGAAGGGAGGCCGCGGGGGCGcccgcctcagtttccccgccTCCAGCCAAGGGGCGGGTCTCCACACATGGCTGCCATCCGCCCCACTCCCGGCGCCGCCCGGAGGGTCCGCGAGAGCCTCAACACTCCGCTCCGGAAGCCGCCAACGACGCCTCGCCCTCACCATATCGCCGGCGCGGTCGAGGTTACCCGGCCACTGGCACCGCTCAAGCTCCCACCGCTCGCCGCCGCACTGCGCGCCACTTGGCCGAAAAGGAGTGGCAGACGCGCGAGCCAGTCAGCGTGGAGCTTGCGAGACGGCGAACCAATCGTCGAGGAGGGAGGCGGGACGGGACGTTGAACCAGTCCTTATCCGGGGGAGTAGGGCGGAGGGCCGTAAAGTGCGCTGGCGATGATGCAAAAGGCGGAAGAGCCGCGCGGGCATTGTGGGTGAGGGGGCGTGCGCATGCGCATAGCCGGAGCTGACTCCCCAGCTCCAggaggacgggggtgggggggcggttgTCGCTTCAGGGTCTCCTGGTTAGTccgtttctggaattttccatgtgTTATTTTTGGACTTCAGTTGTCTGTGGGTAATTGAAGCCGCAGAGAGCGAAGGCAGGCGCCCTGCAGAGCTTTGGGGGTCTAGGCGTCCTGGCCTGCATCCCCCCTGCGTCCCGGGGCCAGCCCCACGGGGACTCAGGgtgtccccagcccagggccgggCAAAGCTGACCATCTGCTCCTCGGGTCCCACTTGTCATGGCTCAGAATTGCACGTGGGGCCCCTCCCCGGCATCCTTTCCCTCCACCCCTTGGTTGAATGGGCTCCCAAGGTCTGAGACGGAGTACCCAATAGCGGAATAAGAGAATACTACCCTGGAGTCATAGAGGATTCAAGTGGCCCTGAAGGGGACCTctctgacccccccacccccaacagcgGTGGCGTCCCAGGCCCCCAGGCATCGCCTAAAGGGGTCACGTGAATCCTTGGCACCTAGAGGATGGCAGAGTTGGAGATAAGCCTGGGGGAGACCTTGCGGTGCCTCAGAGGTTGGGTGAAGGCTGGGGGAGCCACCGCAGCGAAAGGTAATCACTAGCTGCCTCTCCCTTTCAGAACTTTTCTAGACTTTTCTACGTGTGAAGTCTTTAGCGCAAAGGGAAGCTTCTGTGAGGGTGACTCCCAGTGGCTGAGCCCGGTCACTGCAGTGTATTGAGTCTGTTCTGCTTTGGAAAGAGGCCAGGTTGAGCCAGGCCGGCCCAGGCTGGCCGGGAACTAGGGATCCTCCTGACTCCGTTTCCCCTATGCCTGGGTCGCAGGCGTTTCCACATGAGGCCGGCAGTGAGAATTCACcatccccgcccctcccccccccccccccccccccacagtgatTCTGTGAAAGAGGCGCCTGGGCCCTGTCAAGGCCAGTGAAACTTCCCGAACAAGGTGCAGAGGGACCGAGCCACACCGGTGTGCTTAGATGAGATAGCAGAGCCCAGCGCCATCTTCTGGTCCATGCTTTTTGCCAAAAGGAAGACTGGTGAGTGAGTGAAGCTGTTTGGTGGAGTGAGACTCAAGGGCTCAGGACTCCTAGATCCACCTATACCTGAGGCCGAACCCTCTGAATTTCCACTAATAGGATCCCAAGgaaggttttgttgtttgtttcagtgctggggatggaacttgGGGCTCTTTCccattctaggcaagtgctctagccaCTGAACTACAACCTGGGTGCTAAGCCTATGTTGCTTAACCCACTTGAAGTTTAGATCCCATCCCAGGGCAGCTAGTGGAGTCTGCaattgtggaaaccaagtgaaaggtgtaggggaacgCCCttctttgagtccctagaaacagtaGACTTAGACAAACtagtgggcctggggaggggcaaaCCTAAGCCAAAGAACAGGAGCCCAAAACAGCTGGacctaggcaaaagaaaggaatgaggaagaccactcagtttaggggGAGTTCTAGGAAGAGAAAAAGCTTAAGGCTAAGTAGTCACACCTAGGACCatgaattgtattgctttgcctTGTTTACTAGAATTTACTGAAATCGCTATTACTTTGATTGTTTGGATGGCTGGGGTTTACTGggattgtaatcactaacagtaATTCTGCTTCCTTGCTTTGCCTAACCTGCCAGACCACCTACTTGTGGTAAATGTGATTCTTCCTCCTGGACCACCTGCGTGTGTGTGGTAAATGTGATGACTGTCAAGCCCAGCCCTATGTGGCCCCAGCGGTGTTTGTCACCATCCGGGTGGTGGCTAGCAGACActctgcacagctaaataaagactcctagcccgattGAGTGCTGGTGCCTATTTTTGTGGactcgaggcccacctgggtatctggtatgcAACAGTGATAACACCTCCCATTGTGGACTCCTTGACTCCTCAGATGGAAGCATCCTCTCTTCTACACTGGACCGCCATAGGCGGCCCTGCTTTGCCAGCACGACCCCCACCTTGCCAGGCCTCCTGGTTAACTTTAGAAGCCAGAGTGGGTGGATTTGCTTGTCTTATATTTTAGGCTGTGTCAATCAGCCTCCACCCCCAACTCCAGTTTGGGACATATGATTCAGgcccagccaatcaggaagctACCTGAGAAGTGGCTCCAGCCCAACCAATCAGGGAGCTTCCCCTGGCTTCAGCTGCCACAATGAGTCAGATACAAACTTTGCCTAGTGCCCAGCTCCCATGAGTCATGAGGCTGGATTGAATCCCAGGTCCAGCTGTATCTGATGCTTGGGAGAGCCTTTCCTTTCCAGCTGTTTAAGCCTGTGGGTCTCAGGTTCCATCTGCAAAGGCCAGCGTCTCAGTGCTATTGGGAGGTGCTGGGAATTGGGTTGTGGTGACACAAAGGGGTCCTTTGGTACATAGAGGTGTGAACTGGAGAAGACCTTGTCTGGCCCCAGCTCAACCTGTCAGCCCTACCTCACACCTCGCCACAGGCCCCAGAACAACAAGGCCAACTGGCCAAGGAGTTAATTCCTAACTTTGTTTCAGCTCTTTACAAGGAGATCTCGAGTATTTGATACAATGTACTCCTGGtggattgggttttgtttttttttcctgtctaaaTTCCACTGCACCTATCCAATGAAAGAAAAGACTCCTTGAAGAAAATtaactcgggaggcagagattagaagggtactagtttgaggccagcccagagcaAGACAATGAGACCCCCCCTATTTAAATAACGAAGCAAGACGAGTGATGAGCATGCTGTGGAGTTGGATGATGACTTTTTgattcttttgtttgtgtgtgtgccaggccagGGAGCCTGAATGCAGGGtcccagtgctgtccctgagcttcttcaccacaaaggttagcactccaccacttgaaccacagtgccaccttcagctttttgctggttcgttggactttgctgcctaggctggccactACCTTTCCTGCGTGGCTGGGATCccaggcatgagcaccagcaccgggcctcttcccttcttcccagtGCATGGAGAGATGGAGGTGCCTGACCGTGGGAAGCCAGCTTCCAGCAAGGGTTCCAGCTGGTCCACCAGACCCTAGTGTGGTAGCTGCATGCCGATTGGTCTTCCGGCATTTCCTATGGTATCCACAGGCTGATTGATCCACTGGTTTTGCCATGGTATCCTTAAGAGGATTGGTCCACCAGATGCGATGGCATCTGCAAGCTGATTGGTTCCAGGGCCTTATCCTAACAAAGCTCTGTGTCTCTCCCAAAATAATGTTTCCACAGACTCTGCCTCTGTCCTCACAGATTTTGGCTACCTCTCCGTAGTTTAGAATCCTGTTACTACATGGAAGGCGTTGTAAAGTCCTTACACTGCATTATTTAGGAAATAAGGACCAGGAAATACTCTTGTGTCCAGGGAAGTTCTGGTGCAGTTTGTGCTGGAAAGTTATCCATCCAGGATTGTTTGGATCTGTGGTGGGGAACCTGCCCGTGGGGACAGCCATCAGCACCATGTGGGGCACCAGATCCCAAAGATGAGGTTTCCTTTTATCTGACGGGCGGCTTCTCCCATCCAGACTGGGTGTTGCGCCCCTGGCTGGTTCTGGCCAAGCTCAGATGTTCCAGCTTCTACCTGTAGCTGCCAGACACCGAAATAGCTGCCCAGCAGAGCCTGTGACCTCAGGCTCAAGCTGGCAAGCGTGGCGGAGGTGGGCCCAGAACTCTGCCCTGGGTCTgagggggggtgtgtgtggcagCGGAGGGGCGGGGTCCGTCCCCAGTGTCCTGGCAGTTGGGGTTAAGGACGCCTGGAATGAGAAGTAGGGCCCCAGGTCCAAGGTCCAACCCAGTCTCCATGGACACAGCCAgaggctgttttctttttctcagtatttAGTTCGGAGTTCTGGCACAGGATACAGTAGGCAagggcctactgtgtgccagTTAACAGCCCAAGGAAATGAGAATAGAGAGAGGCCTAATTGCAAAGGACCCTCTACTCCCCCGCCCCAGTGGAGGACACATTGCGGGGCGGCAGTCAAGGAGACCCTCGGAGGAAGAGACAAGGGAGCACTGAAGAGGAAGCCCAAGGAGGAAAACCAGTCAGGTTTTGCACCTCCAGAAAGCGCCAAGGCCATGGCAGGGACGCGCGCGACCGGGCGAGGG carries:
- the Lsm4 gene encoding U6 snRNA-associated Sm-like protein LSm4, whose protein sequence is MLPLSLLKTAQNHPMLVELKNGETYNGHLVSCDNWMNINLREVICTSRDGDKFWRMPECYIRGSTIKYLRIPDEIIDMVKEEVVAKGRGRGGLQQQKQQKGRGLGSAGRGVFGGRGRGGIPGTGRGQPEKKPGRQAGKQ